The Sporichthya brevicatena genome has a window encoding:
- a CDS encoding ABC transporter ATP-binding protein: protein MSDGMHVISAPTFPLTLESVVKDFGKTRAVDGISLTVGPGEIVAMVGPSGCGKSTTLRMIAGLERPDAGRVTLAGRCVAGPDVWVPAERRGVGLVFQDHALFPHLTVENNVGFGLPRRSPDRTARIREVLDLVSLGPLAGRYPHELSGGEQQRVALARALAPRPPIVLLDEAFSSLDRGLRAQIRTDTVAILRHTGTAAILITHDRDEALATGDRVVILRGGRVEQDASPDEAFHHPATRFVATFVGDAVFLPAERDAGMLHSEIVEVVAPRGLGHGAVEIVARPHEVTLDAGGPGKGEITALEFQGAFILYTVTLKSGLTIRSLQPHELRLEIGARVSVGLAPGITPSLLVDGVRPAPSVF from the coding sequence ATGAGCGACGGCATGCACGTGATCAGCGCGCCGACGTTCCCGCTGACGCTGGAGTCCGTCGTCAAGGACTTCGGGAAGACGCGCGCGGTGGACGGTATCTCGCTGACCGTCGGGCCGGGCGAGATCGTCGCGATGGTCGGGCCGTCCGGGTGCGGGAAGTCGACGACGCTGCGGATGATCGCGGGCCTCGAGCGACCGGACGCGGGCCGGGTGACCCTCGCCGGGCGCTGCGTGGCCGGGCCGGACGTCTGGGTGCCCGCCGAGCGCCGCGGCGTCGGTCTGGTGTTCCAGGACCACGCGCTGTTCCCGCACCTGACGGTCGAGAACAACGTCGGGTTCGGGCTCCCCCGGCGGTCGCCGGACCGGACGGCACGGATCCGCGAGGTCCTTGACCTGGTCTCCCTCGGCCCGCTGGCGGGCCGGTACCCGCACGAGCTCTCCGGCGGTGAGCAGCAGCGGGTCGCGCTGGCCCGGGCGCTCGCGCCCAGGCCGCCGATCGTGCTGCTCGACGAAGCGTTCTCCAGCCTCGACCGCGGCCTGCGCGCGCAGATCCGCACCGACACGGTCGCGATCCTGCGGCACACCGGAACCGCGGCGATCCTGATCACCCACGACCGCGACGAGGCCCTCGCCACCGGCGACCGCGTCGTGATTCTGCGCGGCGGCCGCGTCGAGCAGGACGCCTCCCCGGACGAGGCGTTCCACCACCCCGCCACGCGGTTCGTCGCGACCTTCGTCGGCGACGCGGTGTTCCTGCCGGCCGAGCGCGACGCCGGGATGCTGCACTCCGAGATCGTCGAGGTGGTCGCCCCGCGCGGCCTCGGCCACGGGGCCGTCGAGATCGTCGCGCGCCCGCACGAGGTGACCCTCGACGCCGGCGGTCCCGGCAAGGGTGAGATCACCGCGCTGGAGTTCCAGGGCGCGTTCATCCTCTACACGGTCACGCTGAAGTCCGGCCTGACGATCCGTTCGCTGCAGCCGCACGAACTCCGGCTCGAGATCGGGGCCCGCGTCTCCGTCGGGCTCGCGCCGGGGATCACACCGTCGCTGCTGGTGGACGGCGTTCGTCCGGCGCCGTCAGTGTTCTGA